The window GCTTGCTGGCGGTCGCCTGTCGCACCGTAACCCGATCGTCCGCAACCACTTCGCGCATCGTACGCTCCACCTCTTCCGGCTGCACGCCGGGGAGGAGGCGGCAGTTGAACAGCGCCCGCGCGCTCTGGGGAATGGTGTTGTTGGACTGCCCCGCATCAACCCGCGTGGCCGCCCACGTGGTGCGCATCATCCCGTTGTACTGCGGGACGGCGCACAGCCGGTCCGCGGCCTCGGAATTCTCGGTATCCGCCAGCAACGCGCGCATGTCATCCGCCATCGCGCCGCTCTCGATGCGCGACATCCGCTCAAAGAACGCCCGCGCCACCTCACTGATCTGCACGGGAAAGCGGTACGCCGCCGCGCGCTGCATCGCCGCGGCGAGGTGGTAGATGGAGTTGTCCGCCGTCGGCAGCGAACTGTGCCCGGCGGTGCCGCGCGCCTCCAGTTCCAGATCCAGGTAGACTTTTTCGCTCGCCTGCAGGTTGTTGCTGATCCGCCTGCCGTTCTTCATCCGCCCGAAGCCGCCCTCGTTGATCCCCATCGCCGCGTCCACCAGATCGCGGCGGTTCTGCGTAAGCCAGCGCGCGCCATTGTGTTCTCCGCCCTCCTCGTCGGCGGTCAGGACGAGGATCAGGTCGCGGTCGGGGACAAAGCCCTCGCGCACCAGGCGAATGAGCGTCGCCGTCCAGATGGATGACATCGCCTTCTGGTCCGTCGTGCCGCGGCCGTAGAAGAAGCCGTCCTCCTCCACCAGCGTGAACGGGTCCGTGCTCCACTCCGCGGGATCGGCTTCCACCACGTCCAGGTGCGCCAGCAGCAGCAGCGGCCCGCGCGCGCCGGTGCCGCGCATCCGGGCCACCAGATTCATCTTGCGCGGATGCGGCCCGGCCAGCGTCAGGTCCTCCTCCGCAAATCCGGCTTCCTGCAGCCGCTGGGCAACCGCGCGCGCGGCCACCGTCAC of the Longimicrobium terrae genome contains:
- a CDS encoding M20/M25/M40 family metallo-hydrolase, with product MQQTPDAAPTSPEEFRSLARDIFRELIAIDTTDRDGDVTVAARAVAQRLQEAGFAEEDLTLAGPHPRKMNLVARMRGTGARGPLLLLAHLDVVEADPAEWSTDPFTLVEEDGFFYGRGTTDQKAMSSIWTATLIRLVREGFVPDRDLILVLTADEEGGEHNGARWLTQNRRDLVDAAMGINEGGFGRMKNGRRISNNLQASEKVYLDLELEARGTAGHSSLPTADNSIYHLAAAMQRAAAYRFPVQISEVARAFFERMSRIESGAMADDMRALLADTENSEAADRLCAVPQYNGMMRTTWAATRVDAGQSNNTIPQSARALFNCRLLPGVQPEEVERTMREVVADDRVTVRQATASKPSPPSPLTAEVMNAVEGLTEEMWPGVPVVPVMGIGATDSLYFRSAGIPMYGVSGIFLDVDDVRAHAPNERISTQSYYEGQEFLYRLVRTLSS